In one window of Paraflavitalea soli DNA:
- a CDS encoding ABC transporter permease, with product MIKSIFTIAWRSMIRNKTFSAINILGLALGMAASLFIFLWIRDEMSIGRQYKNSSTLYRIMEREFTAGKVIADEDTPGILADELKRQFPEVIHAAGFTWPEGHVLTAGEKIIRQVGRYAGPDWFSMYSINLLEGTPAKALNTPSAIAISRKVADSYFGNAQQAIGKSIRFDNNMDYQVTAVFENVPANDPEQYDFLLSWDEFLRRNNWAKDWTNGGPQTRIQLSPAADVKQFEAKLKDFLKGRNTDFSSSFHIELFLQPETKAYLYSGFKNGYADGGRIESVRLLAIVAAFLLLIAGINFTNLATARSVKRAREVGVRKAIGAARSSLVRQFMGEAFLLTLIALVIAITLVIAFLPAFNHLTGKQLTLSPDQPQVWMMLAGLLVVTGILAGSYPAFFLSSLNPVRVLKGALRFGAGAVFFRRGLVVFQFIMSMLLITGTLIVYKQLHYIQTKNIGYDRENLVSIPGQGELSKKYSTFSHELLQIPGVRAVTHAALNPLQNGNTTESVTWPGKDPNDVISFNQTGVWYDFARVLKVDIIQGRDFSPAFADSNNFLINQTAAARIGYKDPVGKPLTIWGKPGRIIGVVKDFHFNSLHDPITPMIIRLDGEYSFDNILVRTEPGKTKEALAGIEALCRSMNPGFPFSYSFIDEGYRLQYKSETIVGTLATVFACLAIFIACLGLFGLAAFTAEQRTKEIGVRKVLGASVTSIVGLLSKDFLKLVIIAIVLATPVAWWVMHEWLQSFSYQAKISWWIFAAAGLLAMIIALITVSFQSIRAALTSPSKSLKTE from the coding sequence ATGATTAAAAGCATTTTTACGATTGCCTGGCGGAGCATGATCCGCAATAAAACCTTTTCAGCTATTAATATCCTGGGCCTGGCGCTGGGTATGGCTGCCAGTCTTTTCATTTTTCTCTGGATCAGGGATGAGATGAGCATTGGCAGGCAATACAAGAATAGTTCCACATTGTACCGCATTATGGAACGTGAGTTTACGGCAGGAAAGGTAATTGCTGATGAAGATACACCGGGTATATTGGCCGATGAGCTTAAAAGGCAATTTCCGGAAGTGATCCATGCTGCCGGATTTACCTGGCCCGAAGGGCATGTATTGACGGCGGGCGAAAAGATCATCAGGCAAGTGGGGCGTTATGCAGGGCCTGATTGGTTTTCCATGTACAGCATTAACCTTTTAGAAGGTACTCCCGCCAAAGCGCTTAACACTCCTTCGGCTATAGCTATTTCACGAAAGGTGGCAGACAGCTATTTTGGTAATGCACAGCAGGCTATTGGTAAATCCATCAGGTTCGATAATAATATGGATTACCAGGTGACGGCTGTGTTTGAGAATGTGCCTGCCAATGATCCTGAGCAATATGACTTCCTGCTCAGCTGGGATGAGTTTCTACGTCGCAATAACTGGGCGAAGGATTGGACGAATGGCGGACCGCAAACCCGCATACAACTCAGCCCTGCTGCAGATGTCAAGCAGTTTGAAGCAAAGCTCAAAGACTTCCTGAAAGGAAGAAATACTGATTTTAGTTCTTCTTTTCATATAGAGTTATTCCTGCAACCAGAGACTAAGGCCTATCTCTATTCCGGCTTTAAGAATGGTTATGCTGACGGAGGGCGTATCGAATCTGTACGTTTGTTGGCTATTGTGGCTGCCTTCCTGTTGCTGATCGCCGGCATCAATTTTACCAACCTTGCCACGGCGCGCTCGGTAAAACGGGCCCGTGAAGTAGGGGTTCGTAAAGCAATAGGCGCTGCGCGTTCTTCCCTCGTCAGGCAATTCATGGGAGAGGCCTTTCTGCTGACGCTGATTGCCCTGGTAATAGCCATTACCCTGGTGATCGCATTCCTGCCCGCTTTTAATCACCTGACTGGTAAACAACTCACGTTATCACCGGATCAACCGCAGGTATGGATGATGTTAGCCGGCCTGTTGGTAGTAACGGGTATCTTAGCCGGCAGTTACCCAGCGTTTTTTCTTTCCTCGCTCAACCCGGTGAGGGTATTAAAAGGAGCGCTGCGATTTGGAGCAGGCGCGGTATTTTTCCGTCGTGGGCTGGTGGTGTTTCAATTCATCATGAGCATGCTGCTTATTACAGGCACACTGATCGTGTACAAACAATTGCACTATATACAGACAAAGAATATTGGGTACGACCGGGAAAACCTGGTCAGTATTCCAGGGCAGGGAGAGTTGAGTAAAAAGTATAGCACTTTTAGTCATGAGCTACTCCAAATACCCGGCGTTCGTGCGGTAACGCATGCGGCACTTAATCCTTTACAAAATGGCAATACTACTGAAAGTGTTACCTGGCCAGGTAAAGATCCCAATGATGTTATTTCCTTCAATCAAACGGGGGTATGGTATGATTTTGCTAGGGTATTAAAGGTCGATATTATACAGGGGCGGGATTTCTCTCCTGCCTTTGCAGATTCCAACAACTTCCTGATCAACCAAACGGCCGCAGCCCGAATTGGCTATAAGGATCCTGTAGGCAAACCACTTACCATCTGGGGCAAGCCTGGAAGGATCATTGGTGTGGTGAAAGACTTTCATTTTAATTCCCTGCACGATCCTATTACACCGATGATCATACGGTTGGACGGGGAATATAGCTTTGATAATATCCTGGTACGGACCGAGCCTGGCAAAACAAAAGAGGCCCTGGCGGGTATTGAAGCACTTTGTCGCAGCATGAATCCCGGTTTTCCTTTCAGCTATTCATTTATTGATGAAGGGTACCGGCTGCAATACAAGAGCGAAACAATTGTAGGCACCCTTGCTACTGTTTTCGCTTGCCTGGCGATCTTCATTGCCTGCCTGGGATTATTCGGATTAGCTGCATTTACAGCAGAACAACGTACCAAAGAAATAGGAGTACGCAAAGTACTGGGAGCGAGTGTTACCAGTATCGTGGGGTTACTTTCTAAAGATTTCCTGAAACTGGTGATAATTGCCATCGTACTAGCTACCCCTGTAGCCTGGTGGGTAATGCATGAATGGTTACAATCTTTCAGTTACCAGGCGAAGATCAGCTGGTGGATCTTTGCTGCGGCAGGATTGCTGGCCATGATCATTGCACTGATCACCGTGAGCTTTCAAAGTATCAGGGCGGCGCTGACCAGTCCTTCAAAGAGCTTAAAAACAGAATAG
- a CDS encoding T9SS type A sorting domain-containing protein, which produces MKRILLFSMLLLIATAMEAQLEEDFSPNPVGWILDQGAQFTTVNGNAVVVTPAGGGNNHSVIGTPAVTKTSNTFEVCFDITPYTSNLNSQTSFPCNTFMDVLFVKSTVTTSNDAVLPANIYARVDNFLLGTNGGTHCFTFNFPVNVVASDFKVFLSFHAACVQTGIKLVVDNVKISGVDEVCPGITCPPTALDDVFTITDVNGLSFDAVLYGSNINYPGPGSKAVDLGGTDNDPNDTYTHLRWTLVTPPVDGSVVINADGTCTINRNSNQVVQLSFVYRLCDDGADNDFNTTGDNLCDDATVTVNYVGVKVPILLAGFSATRRDAVITIKWTTTTESNNSRFELQRSAGNAAFETIAVIASKASNGNSDLPLSYEYSESSTTKQVLAYRLVQIDKDGTKTIYATRMVKGMMSAAAMIITPNPAPSGRFTILFDDVQPRDIVITDLSGKQVQEWNSYSPSNLLVNGLRAGMYIIRVMTKTSSEKLVQKLLVTQ; this is translated from the coding sequence ATGAAACGTATTCTACTATTCAGTATGTTATTACTGATCGCTACTGCTATGGAAGCACAGCTGGAAGAAGATTTTTCACCAAACCCTGTTGGTTGGATATTAGATCAGGGTGCTCAATTTACCACTGTAAATGGTAATGCCGTGGTGGTGACGCCCGCAGGAGGCGGCAATAATCACTCTGTGATCGGCACCCCCGCTGTCACCAAAACCTCCAACACATTCGAGGTATGCTTTGATATCACACCTTACACTTCCAATCTTAACAGTCAGACCAGCTTTCCCTGTAATACTTTTATGGATGTGTTGTTTGTTAAATCTACGGTCACTACTTCCAATGATGCCGTACTGCCGGCTAATATTTATGCCCGGGTAGATAATTTCTTGTTGGGCACCAATGGAGGAACGCATTGCTTTACCTTCAATTTCCCGGTCAATGTAGTAGCGTCAGATTTTAAAGTATTCCTGTCTTTTCATGCTGCTTGTGTGCAGACGGGTATCAAGCTGGTAGTGGACAATGTGAAGATCAGCGGGGTGGATGAAGTATGTCCGGGGATCACCTGTCCACCTACTGCACTGGATGATGTATTTACCATTACGGATGTAAACGGGCTTTCCTTTGATGCCGTATTATACGGTTCCAACATTAATTATCCCGGGCCTGGCAGTAAAGCAGTTGACCTGGGAGGTACGGATAATGATCCGAATGATACTTACACGCACCTGAGGTGGACATTGGTCACACCACCTGTTGATGGAAGTGTGGTTATAAATGCCGATGGCACCTGTACCATTAACAGGAACTCTAACCAGGTGGTGCAGCTAAGTTTCGTGTACCGGCTTTGCGATGATGGCGCCGATAATGACTTCAATACCACAGGTGATAACCTCTGCGATGATGCGACCGTAACCGTCAACTATGTAGGAGTGAAAGTACCCATACTACTGGCTGGTTTTTCTGCAACCCGGCGGGATGCGGTGATCACCATAAAATGGACAACTACAACTGAAAGCAACAACAGCCGTTTTGAATTACAACGCAGTGCAGGGAACGCTGCTTTCGAAACCATTGCTGTCATCGCTTCCAAAGCTTCGAATGGCAATAGCGACCTGCCGTTGAGCTATGAATACAGTGAATCCAGCACCACCAAACAGGTGCTTGCTTACAGGCTGGTGCAAATAGATAAAGATGGTACCAAAACGATCTATGCCACCAGGATGGTGAAGGGGATGATGTCGGCAGCTGCCATGATCATTACGCCCAATCCGGCCCCTTCGGGCAGGTTTACCATCCTCTTCGATGATGTACAGCCAAGGGATATTGTGATCACTGACCTGAGCGGGAAGCAGGTACAGGAATGGAACAGTTATTCACCAAGCAACCTGCTGGTCAATGGGCTTCGCGCCGGCATGTACATTATACGGGTAATGACTAAAACCTCCTCAGAAAAGCTGGTGCAAAAGCTACTGGTTACACAATGA
- a CDS encoding ABC transporter ATP-binding protein, with protein MSQVIISVRNLVKKYGQFEAVKGISFDVQEGEIFGLLGPNGAGKSTTLEIIETLREKTSGEVTVNGFNLDTDPNEIKKIIGVQLQTSGFYPGLNLLELVDLFAGLYNRSVDPRELLKSVNLEDKAKNKYKELSGGQKQRFSIATTLINQPKIIFLDEPTTGLDPQARRNLWDLVKHIRAQGTTVIITTHYMDEAEVLCDRIAIIDSGKIIAMDTPDKMIDALVATGFERPKEVKKANLEDVFINLTGHALRGE; from the coding sequence ATGAGCCAGGTGATCATTTCGGTCCGGAATCTTGTTAAAAAATATGGTCAGTTTGAAGCGGTGAAAGGCATCAGCTTTGACGTGCAGGAAGGGGAGATATTTGGCCTGCTAGGCCCCAATGGGGCTGGTAAATCCACCACCCTGGAGATCATTGAGACCTTGCGGGAGAAGACATCCGGCGAGGTAACGGTAAATGGATTTAACCTCGATACGGATCCCAATGAGATCAAAAAGATCATAGGGGTACAGTTGCAAACCTCCGGTTTCTATCCCGGTCTTAATCTCCTGGAACTGGTAGACCTTTTTGCCGGTTTGTACAACCGGTCGGTCGATCCGCGCGAATTGCTGAAGAGTGTGAACCTGGAAGACAAAGCCAAAAACAAATACAAGGAACTGAGCGGAGGCCAAAAGCAGCGGTTTTCCATTGCCACCACGCTGATCAATCAGCCAAAGATCATCTTCCTGGATGAACCTACCACGGGGCTTGATCCGCAGGCACGCCGCAATTTGTGGGACCTGGTAAAGCATATCCGGGCGCAGGGCACCACGGTGATCATTACCACCCATTATATGGATGAGGCCGAGGTATTGTGCGACCGTATCGCCATCATCGATTCCGGGAAGATCATAGCTATGGATACGCCTGATAAAATGATCGATGCATTGGTGGCAACAGGCTTTGAAAGACCCAAAGAAGTTAAGAAAGCCAACCTGGAAGATGTGTTCATCAACCTGACGGGCCATGCCCTGCGAGGAGAATAA
- a CDS encoding YfiT family bacillithiol transferase: MDLRYPIGKYEPQPFSDKQKRAWLQDIQFLPGLMEQAIENLDERQFDTPYRDGGWTIKQVVHHVPDSHMNAYTRFKLGLTEDKPVIKPYDEVEWANLRDVSVVPVNISITLLYALHTRWHAAIRDLTDEQWKRTVIHPEQNKELTLWYLLGSYAWHGKHHVAHITSLRERKGWQ; the protein is encoded by the coding sequence ATGGACTTACGTTATCCTATTGGTAAATATGAACCCCAGCCATTTTCTGACAAGCAAAAAAGAGCCTGGCTGCAGGATATACAGTTCCTGCCGGGACTAATGGAACAAGCCATTGAGAACCTCGATGAGCGCCAGTTCGATACGCCTTATCGTGATGGAGGATGGACTATAAAGCAAGTGGTGCACCATGTACCCGATAGTCATATGAATGCTTATACCCGTTTTAAACTGGGGCTTACGGAAGATAAGCCGGTCATCAAGCCCTATGATGAAGTGGAGTGGGCCAACCTGCGTGATGTATCCGTAGTGCCTGTCAATATCTCCATTACCCTGCTCTATGCTTTACATACGCGCTGGCATGCAGCTATCCGCGATCTTACCGATGAGCAGTGGAAAAGAACGGTCATCCATCCCGAACAAAATAAAGAGCTTACCCTCTGGTACCTGCTGGGCAGTTATGCCTGGCATGGCAAGCACCATGTGGCGCATATTACCTCCCTGCGGGAAAGGAAGGGCTGGCAATAA
- a CDS encoding ferritin-like domain-containing protein, which produces MNIHHIITEVEKVDPEIYDRLNPRRKVIQQFAKLSGKLALAAVPLALGGLFSKAYGRGTNGTILDVLQYALKLEYLEAEFYTKAVQSGIVPAGPPTGAFTTIRDHENAHVAFLKTAITASGSTPGAKPTFDFSAGNGSNNGPFKDVFTNYGLLLAVAQTFEDTGVRAYKGRAAELISNNDVLTAALQIHAVEARHASHIRYMRRNFLSNTTIKPWITGKDTGGIGAAVQASYNGEDLSTQATIDMVNINGTGIAVNAATEAFDEPLTEAAVLAIVDPFIV; this is translated from the coding sequence ATGAATATCCACCATATTATTACTGAAGTTGAAAAGGTAGATCCGGAAATATATGACAGGCTCAACCCACGCCGCAAAGTGATACAGCAATTCGCCAAGCTGAGCGGTAAGCTGGCCCTGGCCGCTGTACCATTGGCCCTCGGTGGGCTTTTCAGCAAAGCCTATGGACGAGGCACCAACGGCACCATCCTCGATGTACTGCAATATGCCTTGAAACTGGAATACCTGGAAGCAGAATTCTACACCAAGGCTGTGCAAAGCGGAATCGTACCTGCGGGGCCTCCCACAGGTGCATTTACTACCATCCGTGATCATGAAAATGCACACGTCGCTTTTTTAAAGACAGCTATCACTGCCAGTGGCTCTACTCCCGGGGCCAAACCAACCTTCGATTTCAGCGCAGGCAATGGTTCAAACAATGGCCCTTTCAAAGATGTATTCACCAATTATGGATTGTTGCTGGCAGTGGCTCAAACATTTGAAGATACCGGCGTGCGCGCCTATAAAGGCCGGGCAGCGGAACTGATCTCCAACAACGATGTACTTACAGCAGCCCTGCAAATACATGCTGTAGAGGCCAGGCATGCCTCGCATATCCGGTACATGCGCCGCAACTTTTTGAGCAATACGACCATTAAGCCATGGATCACCGGTAAGGATACAGGAGGTATTGGCGCAGCTGTGCAGGCCAGCTACAACGGGGAAGACCTGTCAACACAGGCTACCATCGATATGGTGAACATCAACGGAACGGGTATCGCTGTGAATGCAGCAACAGAAGCATTTGATGAACCACTAACGGAAGCAGCCGTGCTGGCCATAGTGGATCCGTTCATCGTATAA
- a CDS encoding ferritin-like domain-containing protein, translating into MKQKHMYVSEDQHAITPKGLARRRFLTQTAGLVTMAAVVGACKKDKNDDTGINLGSGDIGILNYAYALEQLEAAFYTQVMMTPFPGITATETALLTDIRDHEIAHREFFKKALADKAIPGLEVNFAAINFSSRDSVLGTAKAFEDLGVAAYNGAGKLITSPDYLLLAGKIVSVEARHAALIRDLISNGSFADNTAIDANGLDMAKAPGEVLATAASFLKSKINASNLPTS; encoded by the coding sequence ATGAAACAAAAACACATGTATGTTTCTGAAGATCAGCATGCCATTACCCCAAAGGGTTTGGCAAGGAGGCGATTTCTTACACAAACTGCCGGCCTGGTTACCATGGCCGCGGTGGTGGGCGCCTGTAAAAAAGATAAAAATGACGACACCGGTATCAACCTTGGCAGTGGCGACATTGGTATCTTAAACTATGCCTATGCACTTGAACAACTGGAAGCGGCCTTTTATACCCAGGTGATGATGACGCCATTCCCGGGCATCACTGCCACTGAAACGGCCCTGCTCACCGATATCAGGGACCATGAAATTGCGCACCGTGAGTTCTTCAAAAAAGCATTGGCCGATAAAGCCATTCCGGGCCTGGAAGTAAACTTCGCCGCCATCAATTTCTCCAGTCGCGACAGTGTATTGGGAACTGCCAAAGCATTTGAAGACCTTGGGGTCGCTGCCTACAACGGCGCCGGCAAATTGATTACCAGTCCTGACTATCTTTTACTGGCAGGTAAAATTGTTTCTGTTGAAGCCAGGCATGCGGCCCTCATCCGCGACCTCATCTCCAATGGTTCTTTTGCCGATAATACAGCCATTGATGCCAATGGGCTGGATATGGCCAAGGCACCCGGCGAAGTATTGGCCACCGCTGCTTCTTTCCTGAAGTCGAAGATCAACGCATCCAACTTACCCACTTCCTAA
- a CDS encoding EVE domain-containing protein has translation MAYWLVKSEPFKYSWDQFVKDKETYWDGVRNYAARNFMKEMKKGDQVLYYHSNEGLEIVGIAKVTKEFYQDPTTEEDAWVVVNLAPYKKLKKPVGLAQIKADKRLANMALVRLGRLSVGPVTKEEWAVVMELAGE, from the coding sequence ATGGCTTACTGGCTTGTTAAATCAGAACCATTCAAATATTCCTGGGATCAGTTTGTAAAGGACAAGGAGACTTATTGGGATGGAGTGCGCAATTATGCGGCCCGCAATTTCATGAAAGAGATGAAAAAAGGTGATCAGGTATTGTATTATCACAGCAATGAAGGATTGGAGATCGTAGGAATTGCCAAAGTGACAAAAGAATTCTACCAGGACCCCACTACAGAGGAAGACGCCTGGGTGGTGGTGAACCTGGCCCCCTATAAAAAGTTAAAGAAACCGGTAGGCCTGGCACAGATCAAGGCCGACAAACGGCTGGCCAATATGGCCCTGGTACGCCTGGGCAGGCTGTCCGTAGGCCCCGTTACGAAAGAGGAGTGGGCCGTGGTGATGGAACTGGCCGGCGAATAG
- a CDS encoding DUF4349 domain-containing protein: MKFNTQWQLPLLVVLLMTVNACKNKGKVAANEVALLQVTEEKATAASAKVTTDANTQFKYTGTPGYVATDSAGQQEEEQAPPAGNEKKQAPSPRQTPVANPDWDKKIIKNATLSVEVKDYVRFNELVRAAVKQSGGYIAQEEQSESDYKIENSITIKVPVDQFDNTVSALTPGKEKVLVRKITSQDVTGEVVDTRARLEAKRQVRLRYLDLLKQAKNMEEILQVQNEINDIQENMEAAAGRVSYLTHSAAFSTIQLGYFQVLNPQARDQETPPGFGQKVLTALTAGLGWVGELIILLVSLWPVWLGLLTAWWIYRKYRPAKRVPVNSVAPPAHPEV, translated from the coding sequence ATGAAATTCAACACACAATGGCAGCTACCCCTATTGGTGGTATTGCTGATGACTGTCAATGCCTGCAAGAACAAGGGAAAAGTAGCCGCAAATGAAGTTGCTTTATTGCAGGTTACAGAAGAAAAAGCGACTGCAGCTTCAGCCAAAGTTACTACAGATGCCAATACCCAGTTTAAGTATACCGGTACGCCCGGTTATGTAGCCACTGATTCTGCGGGCCAGCAGGAGGAGGAGCAAGCGCCTCCCGCAGGCAATGAAAAAAAGCAGGCTCCATCTCCCCGGCAAACTCCTGTAGCCAATCCCGACTGGGATAAAAAGATCATTAAGAATGCAACTTTATCGGTAGAGGTAAAAGATTATGTACGCTTCAATGAGCTGGTGCGTGCTGCCGTAAAGCAATCCGGCGGTTATATTGCACAGGAAGAACAAAGCGAATCGGATTATAAAATTGAGAACAGTATTACCATCAAGGTGCCGGTCGATCAGTTTGACAATACGGTATCGGCACTTACTCCCGGCAAAGAAAAAGTATTGGTACGCAAGATCACTTCACAGGATGTAACGGGTGAGGTGGTAGATACCAGGGCCCGGCTGGAAGCCAAACGGCAGGTACGCCTGCGCTATCTTGACCTGCTGAAGCAGGCCAAGAACATGGAAGAAATACTCCAGGTGCAAAACGAGATCAACGATATCCAGGAAAATATGGAGGCTGCCGCTGGCCGCGTGAGTTACCTTACGCACTCCGCAGCTTTCAGTACTATACAGTTGGGTTATTTCCAGGTACTGAATCCACAGGCAAGAGACCAGGAAACTCCTCCGGGCTTTGGACAAAAAGTATTGACAGCGTTAACAGCCGGACTGGGATGGGTAGGAGAGCTAATTATTTTGTTGGTTAGTCTCTGGCCGGTATGGCTGGGGCTGCTTACGGCCTGGTGGATATACCGGAAATACCGTCCTGCCAAACGGGTACCGGTCAACAGTGTTGCGCCGCCTGCGCATCCGGAAGTATAA
- a CDS encoding SIR2 family NAD-dependent protein deacylase, which translates to MKKKLVVLTGAGISAESGLKTFRDSDGLWEGYEVTEVATPRAWKKNPQLVLDFYNLRRGNVLEAQPNAAHFGLAALEEYYDVQIITQNIDDLHERGGSSNVLHLHGEIFKMRSEMDESLVYDIRGDIKMGDTAEDGAQLRPNIVWFEEPVPLIEEAARMVRQADLFAVIGTSLVVYPAAGLLNYAPWNIPKYIIDKKIPYTSSVGPLTIIEKPATEGVQELVTLLTKS; encoded by the coding sequence ATGAAGAAAAAGTTAGTCGTCCTGACGGGTGCAGGCATCAGTGCTGAAAGTGGATTAAAGACCTTTCGGGACAGTGATGGCTTATGGGAAGGATATGAAGTGACAGAGGTTGCTACACCCAGGGCCTGGAAAAAGAATCCTCAGCTCGTGCTTGACTTCTATAATTTACGTCGTGGTAATGTATTGGAAGCACAACCCAATGCTGCGCACTTTGGGCTGGCAGCTTTGGAAGAATATTATGATGTGCAGATCATAACGCAAAACATAGACGACCTGCACGAACGGGGAGGCTCCTCCAACGTATTGCACCTGCATGGAGAAATATTCAAAATGCGTAGTGAAATGGATGAATCCCTGGTCTATGATATAAGGGGTGATATCAAAATGGGCGATACCGCAGAAGATGGCGCGCAGCTAAGGCCGAATATCGTTTGGTTTGAAGAACCTGTGCCGCTGATCGAAGAGGCTGCCCGCATGGTGAGGCAGGCTGATCTGTTTGCTGTAATAGGCACATCGCTGGTAGTGTATCCTGCTGCGGGCCTGCTCAACTATGCTCCCTGGAATATTCCTAAGTATATTATCGACAAAAAGATACCTTACACTTCCTCCGTAGGTCCACTGACCATTATTGAGAAACCAGCTACCGAAGGTGTTCAGGAATTAGTAACTCTCCTGACTAAATCTTAA
- a CDS encoding saccharopine dehydrogenase C-terminal domain-containing protein, with protein sequence MKHILVFGAGKSATCLIGYLTTTVQTHQWQLTVADNNLALARSKTGDAPHTQAVAIDVEHEKDRNALIASADIVISLLPPSLHFLVANSCVELGKHLLTASYVDERIASLAPQIQEKGLLFLCEMGLDPGIDHMSAMQLIHRIKASGGTITSFKSHCGGLVAPEYDDNPWRYKISWNPRNVVLAGKAGAIYKEDQQDIHLSYTELFDANRVVNVPQLGYLAYYPNRDSLSYIPVYQLEEAATFIRTTLRYPEFCFGWKNVIELKLTDETPQYDTNGLTLQQFFHQHFNTHGFSEWIEKQLTARVAQTKELLEKLQQLIKAEQEVDENDRKALQDFMMVDDQGQLMDINLDAVKTKAAATVAGQMHEANLSMKQLFFLGLDDNNTIINKGTCSAADVLQFALETKLALGKEDKDMIVMLHEITYETAGGPANTISSTLIVKGEDQLRTAMAKTVGLPLGIAAKLILEGKIQLTGLHIPILAQIYEPVLEELEQQGIIFFENIS encoded by the coding sequence ATGAAACATATTTTAGTGTTTGGTGCCGGCAAGTCGGCCACCTGCCTTATCGGGTACCTGACAACTACCGTGCAGACCCACCAATGGCAGCTCACCGTAGCCGATAACAACCTCGCCCTTGCCCGCTCCAAAACGGGCGACGCCCCCCACACCCAGGCAGTAGCCATTGATGTGGAGCATGAAAAAGACCGCAACGCCCTGATCGCTTCGGCCGATATTGTAATATCCCTGCTACCTCCGTCCCTCCATTTCCTGGTAGCCAACAGTTGTGTGGAATTGGGTAAACACCTGCTCACCGCCTCCTATGTGGATGAAAGGATCGCGTCACTAGCGCCACAGATACAGGAAAAGGGATTGCTATTCCTTTGTGAAATGGGGCTCGACCCGGGCATCGATCATATGAGCGCCATGCAGCTGATCCACCGCATCAAAGCTTCCGGGGGAACCATCACCTCCTTCAAATCCCATTGCGGTGGATTGGTAGCCCCTGAATATGATGACAACCCCTGGCGTTACAAGATAAGCTGGAACCCACGCAATGTAGTATTGGCAGGTAAGGCAGGCGCTATATACAAAGAAGACCAGCAGGATATCCACCTGTCCTATACCGAACTCTTTGACGCCAACCGCGTAGTCAATGTGCCCCAACTCGGTTACCTCGCCTATTATCCCAACCGCGACTCGCTCAGCTATATCCCCGTTTATCAACTCGAAGAAGCTGCCACTTTTATACGTACCACCCTCCGCTATCCGGAGTTTTGCTTTGGATGGAAAAATGTGATCGAACTGAAGCTCACCGATGAAACCCCGCAATACGATACCAATGGGCTTACCTTACAACAGTTCTTCCACCAGCATTTTAATACCCATGGCTTTTCAGAATGGATAGAAAAACAGTTGACCGCCCGCGTTGCACAAACCAAAGAGCTACTGGAGAAACTACAGCAATTGATCAAAGCCGAGCAGGAAGTAGATGAGAACGACCGTAAGGCGTTGCAGGACTTCATGATGGTGGATGATCAGGGACAATTGATGGATATTAACCTCGACGCTGTAAAGACCAAAGCAGCAGCTACCGTAGCCGGCCAGATGCATGAAGCCAACCTCTCCATGAAGCAGTTGTTTTTCCTGGGCTTGGACGACAACAATACCATCATCAATAAAGGCACCTGCAGTGCAGCTGATGTATTGCAATTTGCCCTGGAAACAAAACTGGCATTGGGCAAGGAAGACAAAGACATGATCGTAATGCTGCACGAAATAACTTACGAAACAGCCGGCGGCCCGGCCAATACCATTAGCAGTACCCTGATCGTAAAAGGAGAAGACCAGCTGCGCACGGCCATGGCCAAAACAGTAGGCTTACCCCTGGGCATTGCCGCCAAACTGATCCTGGAAGGAAAGATCCAACTGACCGGATTGCATATTCCCATCCTTGCCCAGATCTATGAACCGGTGCTGGAAGAACTGGAGCAACAGGGTATTATTTTCTTTGAAAATATTTCCTAG
- a CDS encoding carboxypeptidase regulatory-like domain-containing protein: MKKTLATLIVIVIAVASLHAVRVMRQSTISGRISPTDAAEVVIAINGTDSLKIKPAEGGGFSFIVQPGAWKVWIDAKKPYKDALLDADVKEGQTTQLGEIKLQQ, from the coding sequence ATGAAAAAGACACTCGCCACGTTGATCGTTATCGTCATCGCGGTAGCCAGTCTGCACGCCGTTCGCGTTATGCGACAATCAACCATTTCGGGGAGGATTTCACCAACAGATGCAGCCGAGGTAGTAATCGCTATTAATGGAACCGACTCGCTCAAAATTAAACCAGCAGAAGGGGGAGGTTTCAGTTTTATCGTACAGCCCGGTGCCTGGAAAGTATGGATCGATGCTAAAAAGCCATACAAAGATGCCTTGTTGGATGCAGATGTAAAAGAAGGCCAGACTACCCAGCTTGGCGAGATCAAGCTACAACAATAA